A portion of the Pseudomonadota bacterium genome contains these proteins:
- a CDS encoding permease, giving the protein MEKERYKLLILVAAFLACWFLPVGWARFDASIIEALALVKWYAREHVILCLIPAFFIAGAISAFVSRASVVKYLGAKANKLLAYSVASVSGTILAVCSCTVLPLFMGIYRRGAGLGPAVAFLYSGPAINVLAIILTARVLGLELGVARAIGAVLFGVVIGILMHLIFLKEERSRHEEGGLPVGLEGGLRPLWQEGLFFASMVAFLVFANWGRPQGEGAGAWQAIFALKWYLAAASLVALALSLASWFRREELVGWAMLSWNFAKQILPLLLVGVAVSGLLLGRPGHEGLIPSRFIEGLLGGNSLRANAIASVAGAFMYFATLTEVPILQGLIGSGMGKGPALALLLAGPALSLPSMLVIRSVMGTKRTAVYVLLVVLMATGSGMLYGHLFG; this is encoded by the coding sequence ATGGAAAAGGAACGATATAAGCTGTTGATCCTGGTCGCGGCCTTTCTCGCCTGCTGGTTTCTGCCGGTGGGGTGGGCGCGCTTCGATGCCTCGATCATAGAGGCCCTGGCGCTGGTGAAATGGTATGCGCGCGAGCATGTCATCCTGTGTCTCATCCCCGCATTCTTCATAGCCGGCGCCATCTCCGCCTTTGTGAGCCGCGCATCGGTGGTGAAATACCTCGGCGCAAAGGCGAACAAGCTTCTGGCCTACTCCGTCGCCTCGGTTTCCGGCACCATCCTCGCCGTCTGCTCCTGCACCGTGCTGCCGCTGTTCATGGGCATCTACAGGCGCGGAGCTGGGCTGGGGCCCGCGGTCGCCTTCCTCTACTCGGGACCTGCGATCAATGTGCTCGCGATCATCCTCACGGCGCGCGTGTTGGGACTCGAGCTCGGCGTTGCGAGGGCGATCGGCGCGGTCCTCTTCGGCGTGGTCATCGGCATCCTCATGCACCTTATCTTCCTGAAGGAGGAGCGCTCACGCCACGAGGAGGGGGGACTCCCCGTCGGCCTCGAGGGGGGCCTCAGGCCGCTGTGGCAGGAGGGCCTGTTCTTTGCATCGATGGTCGCTTTTCTCGTCTTCGCGAACTGGGGGAGGCCGCAGGGCGAGGGCGCGGGAGCGTGGCAGGCGATCTTTGCGCTGAAGTGGTATCTGGCTGCGGCCTCGCTGGTCGCGCTCGCGCTTTCGCTGGCAAGCTGGTTTCGGCGGGAGGAGCTGGTCGGATGGGCGATGCTCTCGTGGAACTTCGCGAAGCAGATACTCCCGCTCTTGCTCGTGGGCGTGGCGGTCTCCGGCCTCCTGCTCGGAAGGCCCGGCCACGAGGGGCTGATACCTTCGCGTTTCATAGAGGGGCTCCTCGGGGGGAACTCGCTGCGCGCCAATGCCATCGCATCGGTCGCCGGCGCGTTCATGTACTTCGCAACGCTCACCGAGGTGCCGATCCTGCAGGGGCTCATCGGCAGCGGCATGGGCAAGGGGCCGGCGCTTGCGCTGCTCCTCGCCGGACCGGCGCTGTCGCTGCCGAGCATGCTCGTGATACGCAGCGTAATGGGAACGAAGAGGACCGCGGTCTA
- a CDS encoding FKBP-type peptidyl-prolyl cis-trans isomerase has product MKISAVVAVIAVLAAASVAAVSFAKEDVVRMKSGLVYKDVKVGTGAEAKAMQKVTVDYTGWIDEGDKKGKKFDSSLDRGEAFTFTLGAGEVIRGWDEGVAGMRVGGKRTLMIPAELGYGARGAGSAIPPNSDLIFDVELHGVK; this is encoded by the coding sequence ATGAAGATATCTGCAGTGGTGGCCGTTATTGCGGTGCTGGCCGCGGCGTCGGTCGCGGCGGTCTCTTTCGCAAAGGAGGATGTCGTGAGGATGAAGAGCGGACTGGTGTACAAGGACGTGAAGGTGGGCACGGGGGCCGAGGCGAAGGCCATGCAGAAGGTCACGGTGGACTACACCGGCTGGATCGACGAGGGGGACAAGAAGGGCAAGAAGTTCGACAGCTCCCTCGACCGCGGCGAGGCGTTCACGTTCACGTTGGGAGCGGGCGAGGTGATCAGGGGATGGGACGAGGGGGTCGCCGGCATGAGGGTGGGCGGCAAGCGCACGCTCATGATCCCGGCCGAGCTCGGCTACGGGGCGCGAGGGGCCGGCTCTGCGATCCCGCCGAACTCCGACCTCATCTTCGACGTGGAGCTGCACGGCGTGAAGTGA
- a CDS encoding oligopeptide transporter, OPT family, with product MRMKEFTPYVGADSGLKDFSIKAVIVGAVFGIVFGTANAYLGLRVGLTISTSIPLAVIAVAFFRVTKGLWGKTGILETNIAQTTGSAASSLASGVIFTIPALFLWGFSPSIAQIGTLALLGGVLGVLFMIPLRRFLIVKEHGHLPYPEGTASAQVLIAADAGGTRARNVFLGMGIGAAYKAVLGFLKALPAHVSVGLPLLPKAEIGLETSPALMGVGFILNYRIAAIMVAGGLLSWLVLIPLIAMFGQGLAQPFFPEAIKPIADMSADEIWTRYIRYIGAGAVAFAGILTVIKSVPTMYGSLKVGLHELTRRASGAGDRARTDRDLPMAVVFGGALLIIAMIAILPHAIGEGGSIEMRVLGALCIGAFAFLFVTVSSRIVGMVGVTSNPTSGMTIVALLGTSFLFYLLGWTDDFGKAAALTVGTVVAVAASMAGDISQDLKTGYLIGATPARQQGAEIVGAIVPAFFIAAAVWLLGEAFTFGSAELPAPQATLMKTVIEGVLRADLPWGLVFVGAAISLVAQLMGLRPLAFAVGIYLPLSTMTPVFVGGVLRWLLENTFCRSEQETEKRRDQGILFGSGLIAGEGITGVLIAFYAFFLGKPAGIGFAWPGHWGEVASFALFAALGFYMLRVAHRKGRVI from the coding sequence ATGCGAATGAAGGAGTTCACGCCCTATGTCGGCGCCGATTCGGGCCTCAAGGACTTCTCCATAAAGGCCGTGATCGTGGGCGCCGTCTTCGGCATCGTGTTCGGGACCGCCAACGCCTACCTGGGCCTCAGGGTCGGGCTCACCATATCGACCTCGATACCGCTCGCGGTCATCGCGGTCGCCTTCTTCCGGGTGACGAAGGGGCTCTGGGGCAAGACCGGGATACTCGAGACCAACATCGCCCAGACCACAGGCTCCGCAGCGTCGTCTCTCGCATCGGGCGTCATCTTCACGATCCCGGCCCTGTTCCTGTGGGGATTCTCGCCCTCCATCGCGCAGATCGGCACGCTGGCCCTGCTCGGCGGCGTGCTGGGCGTTCTCTTCATGATACCGCTCCGCCGCTTCCTCATAGTCAAGGAGCACGGCCACCTGCCTTACCCGGAGGGGACCGCATCGGCGCAGGTGCTCATCGCCGCCGACGCGGGGGGCACCAGGGCCAGAAACGTGTTCCTGGGCATGGGGATCGGCGCCGCGTACAAGGCGGTGCTCGGGTTCCTCAAGGCCCTGCCGGCGCACGTCTCCGTCGGCCTTCCGCTTCTCCCCAAGGCGGAGATCGGCCTTGAGACGTCGCCCGCACTCATGGGGGTGGGGTTCATACTCAACTACAGGATAGCGGCGATCATGGTGGCCGGGGGGTTGCTCTCCTGGCTCGTGCTCATCCCGCTGATCGCCATGTTCGGCCAGGGGCTGGCGCAGCCTTTCTTCCCCGAGGCGATAAAGCCGATCGCCGATATGAGCGCCGACGAGATCTGGACCCGCTACATAAGATACATCGGGGCCGGGGCCGTGGCGTTCGCGGGCATACTCACGGTCATCAAGTCCGTCCCCACGATGTACGGCTCCCTCAAGGTGGGGCTCCACGAGCTCACCAGGCGCGCCTCGGGCGCCGGCGATCGGGCCCGCACCGACCGCGACCTCCCGATGGCCGTGGTCTTCGGCGGCGCCCTGCTCATCATAGCCATGATCGCGATCCTTCCGCACGCGATAGGCGAGGGCGGATCGATCGAGATGCGCGTGCTGGGCGCCCTGTGCATCGGCGCCTTCGCGTTCCTCTTCGTCACCGTGAGCTCGAGGATCGTCGGCATGGTGGGGGTCACCTCCAACCCCACCTCCGGGATGACCATAGTCGCGCTGCTGGGCACGTCGTTTCTCTTCTACCTGCTCGGATGGACCGACGACTTCGGCAAGGCGGCTGCGCTCACGGTGGGGACTGTGGTGGCGGTCGCCGCGTCCATGGCGGGCGACATATCGCAGGACTTGAAGACCGGCTACCTCATAGGCGCGACGCCGGCGCGCCAGCAGGGGGCGGAGATCGTGGGCGCGATCGTCCCGGCGTTCTTCATCGCCGCGGCGGTCTGGCTGCTCGGCGAGGCATTCACGTTCGGCTCAGCTGAGCTGCCCGCCCCGCAGGCCACCCTCATGAAGACCGTGATCGAGGGGGTGCTCAGGGCCGACCTGCCCTGGGGGCTCGTCTTCGTGGGCGCGGCGATCTCGCTCGTCGCGCAGCTGATGGGGCTGAGGCCCCTGGCGTTCGCGGTCGGGATATACCTGCCGCTTTCGACCATGACCCCCGTGTTCGTGGGCGGCGTGCTGCGATGGCTGCTGGAGAACACCTTCTGCCGCAGCGAGCAGGAGACCGAGAAGCGCCGCGACCAGGGGATACTCTTCGGCTCGGGCCTCATCGCGGGCGAGGGTATCACCGGCGTGCTGATCGCATTCTACGCCTTCTTCCTCGGAAAGCCCGCCGGCATCGGCTTTGCGTGGCCGGGGCACTGGGGCGAGGTCGCATCGTTCGCCCTCTTCGCTGCGCTGGGATTTTATATGCTGCGCGTCGCCCACAGGAAGGGGCGCGTTATCTGA